The genomic segment TCTCTGCTTCCTAACGTCATTACCTCGCCGTCACCACGGCAACCAGACGGCCTGCTGCCACCGCCATACTTTTCTTTAGGCAGTTATTaaatacaggtgtgtgtgtgtgtgtgtgtgtgtgtgtgtgtgtgtgtgtgtgtgtgtgtgtgtgtgtgtgtgtgtgtgtgtgtgtgtgtgtgtgtgtcaggagggagggggtccaTCAAGGCTGTCTACAAGCCAATCAGAACGCAGCAAAGCTTTTCAGCGAATTAATAATCGTAATCATAAAATCTCTCCCCATTCATTACTCCGCACCCCATCTAGCATCTACTTCATTacttcattacacacacacacacacacacacacacacacacacacacacacacacacacacacacacacacacacacacacacacacacacacacaagtgcgcaCACGCagtcacatacgcacacacacaccggcacatgCAGGGTTTAATATATCTGAAAGGTTCAGACACATCCTCTGCCTCACTAAGCCTTCTGTTCATCAATCACACCCACAATGACGTCAAACATCCAGCCTGCATCCACCCTCATAGCTCTACACATCCACCCTGCTAGCCCTACACATCCACTCTGCTAGCCTCCACCCTGCTAGCTCTACACATCCACCCTGCTAGCCCTACACATCCACTCTGCTAGCCTCCACCCTGCTAGCTCTACACATCCACCCTGCTAGCTCTACACATCCACCCTGCTAGCTCTACACATCCACCCTGCTAGCTCTACACATCCACCCTGCTAGCTCTACACATCCACCCTGCTAGCTCTACACATCCACCCTGCTAGCTCTACACATCCACCCTGCTAGCTCTACACATCCACCCTGCTAGCGCTAACATCCACCCTGATAGCATCGAGCCTACCTTATCTAACATTCACCCTGCTATCTCTAGTGGTAGCCTGCTAGCTCTAGTGTTAGCCCTGCTATCTCTAGTGTTAGCCCTGCTAGCTCTAGTGTTAACCCTGCTAGCTTTAGCGTTCCCTCTACTCAGTGACGAGTTGGGGCGTAGCTATGGCTTAGTTTAACAGGGAGGTTGCATTGGTTTGgattcaatattttaaatacaaaATCTATAaacagtatataatatattaaatattattatttagtttGTATCTTCAAGAAATTGTCAATTTGTGTTGGCCTAAttcgaaaaaaatatatttaacccAGAGTGGGCGTCCGATTTGATAATAATTTACTTTAAATCTCAGCCAGTTTCCGCTCAAGGTTACCTGGTTGTGAATTATTGAACCAACACAGGTCTAGTAGTTCATACAGTGAGAGGTCCCGGTGGGTATCACGCCGGCCGGTCCGACTCCCCAGCACTACCCCTCTTAGCGTATCGTTTCCGGGCCCTGAATCATTGATGTCTGACCAGGTTCTCGGTTCAACCCGTTCAGATCATAACCAAGAAGACGTGGGCAGCTATACTCAGACAGTACGTTAAATATAGAACAACAGCGCATGGATAAGCGAACCGCGGGGAGGTTCAGTGTTCTCAGAGCTCCAATGGCGAGACCGGGGTTCTGACCGTCAGACGCCAGCAGACCGGCTCTGGGCTTAGACCCAGGTCTGGGCTTAGACCCAGGTCTGGGCTTAGACCCAGGTCTGGGCTTAGACCCAGGTCTGGGCTTAGACCCGGGTAATCCCTCCCACCACCCTGGGCTTTGAGTGGTCAGAGCAGGGCCCCAGCCCCCTGACGCCTGGGCAGAAACAGGCACTGAGATCCAAACCACAACCTGCATTGCATCTTGGGAATTGTAGTTTTGTGCTTTAGTTCTAAGAACCCCGTTCCCTCCCCGTTCTGGCGACGCTGTGCTGTTAAAACAGGTGGCCTTTTATTCTACATGTTACTATTACTAAATCATGTgcttttattcatgttttttttagttCAGCTGTTTCCTACTTTGGATCCAAATACTTtatataatcatttaaatatatttatatccacAGTAACTTAATTTGAAATTAGTCTTTTGGAATCAATAATGAGCTATACTGTCAAGGCCTCAAACTCGACTAATATGGCTGCACGTTGAATTTAGTTAAGACAGTGCAAACGCAAAGACCATGTGGAAGGACATTTTGCATAATGATTTATTCAcataatattattttttcacatatatatatttatattattgctGCAATTCTGAAGCCTCTGAGATACCCCAGGAGCGGCCCTATGCTGTCCCGTATCTCATATGTCATTATTAACGCATGCTGATTAGTACATTTCACAGGATGCAAAGAAATCAAAAAGTCTTTAGTTTAAAGTTTACATTTCATAATCTATCCATTCTAGTGATGCTTCGGTAACATGCCTCTCAAAGTCCATGGGGGGGGCTCtacctggggtgggggggctagCAGCCCGTTGACAACAGACCGTAGTTTACCGTAGAGCTGGCGGCCGCTGGTCTCCGGGGGTGGGCGTCTCCGGGGGGGTTCCCGGCGGCGTTCCCGTCGCGGTCCTCTATGTACATTGTCTCtcccgggggggtgggggggtgagccGGGACCTCTCTGTCTCCCGGTCCAGCGGACCGAGGGATGCGGAATGTTCCGGTCCGGTCGGCCGGGACCGTCCGGCGGTTGCGATGATGATCGAGGGGTCGAGGGGCCGAGGGACGGGTGGTGACggggtgttggtgtgtatggTGCGCTCGGTAACGCCTGTATGTGGTTGTCATGGCAGCAGCTCCGTACCCTGTGTGAGATATACAGAGCTGAGGCCATGGGGGTGTTGGCTGCGGTGATGCGTTCGTCTTCTTTtaggtgtttttctttttttcgagTTCTAATCGTTTCAGATACTCTTTAACGAGGTAATGGCGTAGAAAGATGTATGTTTCCCGGAGATCGTAGTTTTAACCTAGCCTATGGATTTAGGAGCAAGAAATAGTTTTAAAAGAAAGGTAGCATTCTCTCTTAGCGGGGTTAGCTTTAGCATGGGGGCCGTCTGAGCCCGCCAGACGGCCGCTCGCCGCTCACATGCGCATGCATGGACACGCAGAAGCTCTTGCATACGCAACACATacgcagggggtggggggggggtggggggagccgCTTAGCTCCGCCCCCGCGATGCCAAAAGAGAAAAGGCCGAAGGGGGACTTCAGAAAACTATCCTTAGTGACTACACTTTTTCTACATAATATCTCTTAAGGTATTTACTTTCTctcctatttatttttttcgcgTTAGGTTAGAAGGCACCTAGTGTGACCTAGGCGGAGCCGAGCTCAGAGCTCAGCCCCCCCGCTGGGCGCGCCTCcacgtggctcctccccctccggcGGCCGCCGCCGCAGCACCCTGGGGTCCTTTCCTAACTGAAGCTTAATCTAACGAGATGGAGCGAGGCTGCGGCGGGGGTGGTGTGGAGGCCTTTAGAGAGTTTAGAGGTGGTGCCCAGTCCCTAAGGGACCCCAGACCCCAGTCGTACGCTccagcaagaggaggaggcccCCCCCAAAGGGGGGCGCAGGAGCCCCCGGAGGTCAGACGTAGGCCGACTCGCTAGACTGGGTCCTGCCAAGGTTGGGGGCCTGGGAGAGGTGGGACACGTCCTTCTTACGCACCTCACAGATGGACTTCCTACGCGCCTGCACCCCTCTGACGGCCGTTTTAATCTTCCGCCAGCCGAGGTGGTTGAGTTCTGCTAGGTTGAGCAGCACACAGATGCCGCTAACGGCGAACATGAAGACCAGAAAGACGGTCTTCTCTGTCGGCCGCGATACGTAGCACTCAACCTCCTTCACACAGGGGTAGCGGTCGCACTCAAACATCCCCGGCACATTGAAGCCATACAGGAAGTACTGGCCCGCGAGGAAGCCGATCTCGAGGACGTTGCGGAACACCACCTGGATGACGTAGAAGCGCGAGATGCCCTCCTGCCGCCGCACCTTGGCGCTCTTGCCGTGCGGCAGGCTGCGCGCCATGTTGGGGATCTCCTTGGTCTCCATGTCGTGGTCCTCCTTGCTGCTGTCGTTCTGCACCAGGATGCCGTTGATGTTGCGCAGCTTGCGGGCCGCGTGGTGGTCGTGGCGGCCGTGGCCCCCGTGGCCAGTCTGGCCGTGCGCCTGGTGGGCCACGGTGGCCCCGTCCATGTACGGGTGCAGGAAGGCGTAGCTGCGCTCGCGCTGCTTGGCCGACTGGTGCACCGAGTAGGTGATGAAGCAGAGGCTGGGCGTGCACACCAGAATGATCTGGAACACCCAGTAGCGGATGTGGGAGATGGGGAAGGCCTTGTCGTAGCAGGCCTGGTTGCAGCCCGGCTGCATGGTGTTGCAGATGAACATGATCTGCTCATCCTCGTACACCTTCTCACCGACGATTCCTACGATCAGGATCCGGAAGATAACCACTACGGTCAGTAGGATcctgcagagagggggaggggggtggggggggggggggggggggggaagggagggggagggggaggggagggggggggggatatgggtagggggagagggatagagataaAAGAGAGGGAGGCGGGAGGCGGGGAGAAGAAGGGGGGGAAGATGGAGGCAGGAAGGGGGACGGGGAGGATGGAGAaaatagagagggggaggcaaagagatggaggaggaagcgatggcgaaggagagagaaaggggaggaaatagtagggggagagtgggattggatagggggggggggggtgaagagatgagaggggggaggagagagatgggggggggttgggtgatGAGAGTGGGAGAAGAAAAATTCAGAGatgggggggatggagagatgagagggggagaagagaaatggagagagagataggggtggagagatgagagggggaggagagagaaggagagaaagggggtgaggaagggggagggggagagaaaaagagagtgagaggggtcAAGAGAGAAGATgatagagacagaggggagagtataagaaagagggatagagaggaagatagagaggagagagaggggggaggagacagcggaataaatagaaagagagatggagagagaggagattgaGGGAGTTAGAAAGAAATacgagaaaggagagagagagagaggtggggagtgagagatcgagagagatcaaaggagagaggagagatagatagatatagagagatcgagagagagaggagagagagagagagagagacagagagattgataTAGagcgaacgagagagggagagagagatgagagatagatatagagagaacgagagagggagttcgagagagatcaagagagagatagggaaggggagggaagtATGACAGTTAGTTATAATGGACGGGTAGTTATTTAAGGAGTGATTGACAGCTGGATAGTATCGGCTTGTGTTGCGTTGGATGTGAATCCCAGCTGAACAAAGATCGACTGGAGTTCTGTTGTTACCCGCCGCACACGACGTTACGGAACTGCACCATGACACagggtgtgtgcgtctctgggagtgtgtgtgtgtgtgtgtgtgtgtgtgtgtgtgtgtgtgtgtgtgtgtgtgtgtatctatgcatgtgtgtatgtctctatgGATGCGTGTATTAGctgatgtacgtgtgtgtatgggcgtgtgtgtgttgtatgtttgTGGGAGAGAGCGaaatagtgtgtgtgcgagggaagtgtgtgtttgtgtgtgagagagagagagagagagagagagagagagagagagagagagagagagagagagagagagaggggatagagatggaatggagagagggggggtggagagagagagggggtgtgtgATCTCAGCTCCTGGGGACTCAGCACTATAAAGGTTTCCTCGCGCTCCAGATAACACGCACATTCCATCTTTCTGTCCTGGCGTTTGACAGGGGTGTGGTGGGTTTAAGTCCCGCATCGACTCCCTGGTCACATGCCTTTGTGTTCAGCACACTACAGATATATCAatacatctatctatccatataTAGATCCTTATcagaggggcaggtggtggAACCGGTTCCGGCGGGTTCCCTGTAAGCCCGGGGGAGCTGCAGGGATCTTCTCATGTGTCTGCAGTACACTTGGCCTgctttctcccttcctccccccttcctccccccttcctccctccctgttctCCCCAAGACTGGGCTCTCCTGGGGGCGCTGCCAGGGCTCTGAATGTGGGTCGCAGGGCGGCGCTGGGACCAGAACCACCTctctatatatagatctatcaATATAGATCCATGCATATGTATTTCTATACATCTCTAGACCTATATCTATGTAGACATTATAGATCAGTaaagatatctatatctatagatctagatcaaAATATTGAGAGGTACCGGGAGGTCTGAGGTTCTGAGCACGGCTGGCCCCAGGGACTCAAACCTCTAATCGggcagtgttaatgccttgctGTACCACAGAACCAGTGTAGGTTGCTGTGCTGGTAGTTAATGAAGCTGTTCTGCTCTGCCCCATGCAGCCTGCCAGGCATGGTGAGCCTGCAGGGCTGGTTCTGCAAGGCAGGGTAAGCCTGCAGACCTGGGTTAGCCTTTAGCGCTGGGTTAGCCTGCAGAGCTGGTTTAGCCTTTAGCGCTGGGTTAGCCTTTAGTGCTGGGTTAGCCTACAGAGCTGGGTTAGCCTTTAGCACTGGATTAGCCTGCAGGGCTTGGTAAGCCTTTAGCGCTGGGTTAGCCTGCATGGCTTGGTTAGCCTTTAGCACTGGGTTAGCCGGCATGGCTGGGTTAGCCTTTAGCGCTGGGTAAGCCTTTAGCGCTGGGTTAGCCTACAGAGCTGTGTTAGCCTTTAGCGCTGGGTTAGCCTGCATGGCTGGGTTAGCCTTTAGCGCTGGGTTAGCCTACAGAGCTGGGTTAGCCTGCATGGCTGGGTTAGCCTTTAGCGCTGGGTTAGCCTGCATGGCAGGGTTAGCCTTTAGCACTGGGTTAGCCTGCAGGGCTGGGTTAGCCTTTAGCGCTGGGTCAGCCTGCATGGCTGGGTTAGCCTTTAGCACTGGGTTAGCCTGCAGGGCTTGGTAAGCCTTTAGCGCTGGGTTAGCCTGCAGGGCTGGGTTAGCCTTTAGCGCTGGGTCAGCTTGCAGTGCTAGTATAGCCTGCGATGCATGGTTAGCCTGCGTTGATGGTTAGCCTGCAGCGCTAGGTTAGCCTACAGGGTTGGGTTAGCCTGCAAAACGGCCATCCCGCCATGTCCTCATCACCGGGGGCAGCGGTGCAGCACCTCAAGGTTGCTAGGATACCGCTGCTGCAATTTACACTGACGTCCCGGTGCGGCTTCAGCTCTGCAGAgcgcagaaggaggaggaggaggaggaggaggtggattagggggagaggaagactaggggaggaggagaaggggaaggagaggagggcaggaggagaggaggagaggaggagaggaggagcgctGCATCGCCGGCTCTCGTTGCTGAGTCAGGAGATCCGGGTTGGTGGGGGTCcctgcgtgtgtggggggggtgctggtgggggggggggggggctgcctgcAATGTGCATGTGGGTGGCGGCCCTCTCTACTCTTAGccttggaggggggaggggggggagacgggggagacaggggggggcggatggagggaggggagatggtTTATTTTAAAACCCATTCATCTGGACGGAGGGATGCGTTCCAAACCAGGCCCTCTtaggcccctccccccagggcaGCTAGCTCagcaggctaggctaggctaaccTCTCTCAGGCCGTGAGGAGAGCTtggatctcctcctcctccttctcctcctcttcctcctcctcctcctcctcctcctcctccttctcctcctcttcgtcctcctcctcttcctcctcctcttcctcctcctcttcctccttctcctcctcttcctcctcctcgtcctcctccttctcctcctccacccgctACATCCCGGTCAGATCCACCCGACCGTCCTGGGccggcgtggtggggagggaggggatgatgTCACGGAAGGAGGTGATGATGTCACAGACGGAGGTGATGATGTCATAgacggagagtgtgtgtgtctgtgtgtgtgtgtgtgtgtgattgtgtgcttgtctgtctgtctttgtttgtgtgcgtgtgtgtctgtgtgtgtgtgtgtgtgtgtgtgtgtgtgtgtgtgtttgtgagcgtgtctgtctgtgtgtgtgcgtgtgtgtgtgtgtgtgagtgtgtgtgcgtgagtgtgtgtgtgtgagcgtgtctgtctgtgtgtgtgtgtgtgagtgtgtgtgtgcgtgtgcagagcGGTGATGTGTGTCCCGTGTGGGAGCCCAGTAGtgacggagctggaggagctggaccaaCAAGAAACAGGACAGCAGCTCCGCAACAGACCTGAAGAGAGCTCAGTTAATAATGACATtaacgcctgtgtgtgtgtgtgtgtgtgtgtgtgtgtgtgtgtgtgtgtgtgtgtgtgtgtgtgtgtgtgtgtgtgtgtgtgtgtgtgtatgtttgtgcatatTCACCAGATAGACTGAGTGTTAAaagcgtatttgtgtgtgtgagcattatTACAGCTGTacattgtgtgcatttgtgtgtgtgtgtgtgtgtgtgtgtatgtgtgcctgtgcgtgtgtgtgtgtgtgtgcctgtgtgtgtgtgcctgtgtgtgtgtatgtgtgcctgtgcctgtgcgtgtgtgtgtgtgtgtgtgcaagtgtgtgtttgtgtgtgtgtgtgtgtgtgtgtgtgtgtgtgtgtgtgtgtgtgtgtgtgtgtgtgtgtgcatgtgtgtgtgtgcgtgtgttttcgcgcttgtgtgtgtgtgtgtgtgtgtgtgtgtgtgtgtgtgtgtgtgtgtgtgcatgtacgtgtgtttaACCATTAGTCTGTTCACACTGTGGTCCACATCCAGCCGTTAGCAGAACGCTGCCTCTGCAGAACGCTGCGAGGAGGGGGTGCTGGCATCAGGGCTTTACCTCCGTATGTTAGAGGAGGCTGTCActacgcccccctccccccgcctcacccccccctcccccctcccccctcctcccactcccctcccacaacATTCAATCAGCACCAAAGCTCTGGAGAGCAAACACATTGACTGATAGAACCGCGACCTACGATCCCTGCGCCCTTGCTTTTTTCCACGCTTAGCATCACCGATCCGGGCCCCGTAGCACGTTAGCACCGCAGCATTGTATGCTAGCAGCATCGCATGCTAGCAGCATCGCATCATACCGTCGTAGCAACATAGCATCATACCGTCGTAGCAACATAGCATCATGTGTTACCACCGTAGCGTCAAAGCTTTGTGTGATCTGGGGACATCCTCAACGTAATTGTAGCACGTAGCTTCTTAGCGTGTGATCGTGCCACCATAGCGTCAGATGGTCTGTTGCGTGGCATGTGATATGAGCAAACTAGCATCCGATTGCACAACTACAAGAAGTTTTGATTTGTTGGAGACGCGCTTCACAAACAGACCAACCAGCTCCTGTATCTTCCAGGACCTCGCGACCTCATAGCTCTGGTGGTCACCTGACCAACCAGCTCCTGTATCTTCCAGGACCTTGCGACCTCAAGGTGGTCACCTGAGCAACCAGCTCCTGTATCTTCCAGGACCTTGCGACCTCAAGGTGGTCACCTGACCAACCATCTCCTGTATCTTCCAGGATCTTGCGACCTCAAGG from the Gadus macrocephalus chromosome 7, ASM3116895v1 genome contains:
- the LOC132462114 gene encoding gap junction delta-2 protein-like, encoding MGEWTILERLLEAAVQQHSTMIGAILLTVVVIFRILIVGIVGEKVYEDEQIMFICNTMQPGCNQACYDKAFPISHIRYWVFQIILVCTPSLCFITYSVHQSAKQRERSYAFLHPYMDGATVAHQAHGQTGHGGHGRHDHHAARKLRNINGILVQNDSSKEDHDMETKEIPNMARSLPHGKSAKVRRQEGISRFYVIQVVFRNVLEIGFLAGQYFLYGFNVPGMFECDRYPCVKEVECYVSRPTEKTVFLVFMFAVSGICVLLNLAELNHLGWRKIKTAVRGVQARRKSICEVRKKDVSHLSQAPNLGRTQSSESAYV